One segment of candidate division WOR-3 bacterium DNA contains the following:
- the rpmA gene encoding 50S ribosomal protein L27, with protein sequence MAHKKGQGSSRNGRDSPGQRLGVKIFGGQIVKPGNIIIRQRGTRFLPGENVGMGKDFTLFAKKEGIVRFDWVGKDKKKVSVLPLN encoded by the coding sequence ATGGCTCATAAGAAAGGGCAAGGTTCTTCCAGAAACGGTAGAGATTCTCCCGGTCAGAGACTGGGGGTAAAGATTTTTGGCGGTCAGATAGTAAAACCTGGGAACATCATCATCAGGCAGAGAGGGACTCGCTTTCTACCCGGAGAGAATGTGGGGATGGGCAAGGATTTCACCCTTTTTGCGAAAAAGGAAGGGATTGTCCGCTTTGATTGGGTAGGAAAAGATAAGAAGAAGGTATCGGTTCTACCTCTTAATTAG